Proteins from a genomic interval of Nocardia sp. BMG51109:
- a CDS encoding acyl-CoA dehydrogenase family protein — MTSTAASSVTDAELDAVLTPIYERIAAGAVDREIDRKLPYDEVKALREARFGALRVPVEFGGYGASVRQLFRQLIELAAAESNIPQALRVHFSFVEDQLLAEPGPVRERWLRAAAEGVLVGNAISEPGVGAVDRYRTRLTRDGDRLLLNGTKYYSTGSLFADHILAAADRDGERVGVLVDATAEGVRQHDDWDGFGQRLTASGTTEFTDVVVPEDRVLGPGYGVAGPTHATAYLQLVQLAVLAGIAQRAERDAREWVSQRTRSYTHAPADLPRHDPLVQQVIGRLSAAAFGARASVLAVADALDAVLADGARDEKLLVAAELGAAQAQLSVIGTVLPATSELFEVGGASVTSERLRLDRHWRNARTISLHNPAIYKARAIGDHLINGTDLPFAWSAGERPGSAGGAR, encoded by the coding sequence ATGACTTCCACCGCTGCGTCCTCCGTGACCGACGCCGAGCTCGATGCGGTCCTCACGCCGATCTACGAGCGCATCGCCGCCGGTGCCGTCGACCGCGAGATCGACCGAAAGCTCCCCTACGACGAGGTGAAAGCGCTGCGCGAGGCCAGGTTCGGGGCCCTGCGCGTGCCGGTCGAATTCGGCGGTTACGGCGCGAGCGTGCGGCAGCTGTTCCGGCAGCTGATCGAGCTGGCGGCGGCCGAGTCGAATATCCCGCAGGCGCTGCGGGTGCACTTCTCGTTCGTGGAGGATCAGCTGCTCGCCGAGCCCGGGCCGGTGCGTGAGCGGTGGCTGCGGGCGGCCGCCGAGGGCGTGCTGGTGGGCAACGCGATCAGCGAACCCGGCGTCGGGGCGGTCGACCGCTATCGGACCCGGCTGACCCGCGACGGGGATCGCCTGCTGCTCAACGGGACCAAGTACTACAGCACCGGGTCGCTGTTCGCCGATCACATCCTCGCCGCGGCCGACCGGGACGGGGAGCGGGTCGGCGTGCTGGTCGACGCGACGGCCGAGGGGGTGCGGCAGCACGACGACTGGGACGGCTTCGGGCAGCGGCTGACAGCCAGCGGCACAACGGAATTCACCGACGTGGTGGTGCCGGAGGACCGGGTCCTGGGGCCCGGCTACGGCGTCGCCGGGCCGACGCACGCCACGGCGTACCTGCAACTGGTGCAGCTGGCGGTGCTCGCGGGCATCGCCCAGCGCGCCGAACGCGATGCCCGGGAATGGGTGTCGCAACGTACCCGCAGCTACACCCACGCGCCGGCCGACCTGCCGCGCCACGATCCGCTGGTGCAGCAGGTGATCGGCCGGTTGTCGGCCGCCGCGTTCGGCGCCCGCGCGAGCGTGCTGGCCGTCGCCGACGCCCTCGACGCCGTGCTGGCGGACGGCGCCCGGGACGAAAAGTTGCTGGTGGCCGCGGAACTGGGCGCGGCCCAGGCGCAGCTGTCGGTCATCGGCACGGTGCTGCCGGCGACCAGTGAGCTCTTCGAGGTCGGGGGTGCGTCGGTGACCTCGGAGCGGTTGCGGCTCGACCGGCACTGGCGCAACGCGCGCACCATCTCGCTGCACAATCCGGCCATCTACAAGGCGCGCGCCATCGGCGACCACCTGATCAACGGAACCGACCTGCCGTTCGCGTGGAGCGCGGGCGAGCGCCCGGGCAGCGCGGGAGGTGCGCGGTGA
- a CDS encoding LLM class flavin-dependent oxidoreductase has product MTRRIRFNAFDMNCVAHQSPGLWRHPGDQSHRYKELSYWTELATLLERGRFDGLFIADVLGTYDVYGGNDLAALRQGAQIPVADPLLLVSAMAAVTRHLGFGVTTGTGFEHPYPFARRLSTLDHLTGGRVGWNVVTGYLPSAARNFGADDQLDHDERYDRADEYLEVLYKLWEGSWEDDAVVRDVAQGIYVDPAKVHHIGHRGRHYTVPGIHLSEPSPQRTPVIYQAGASPRGVRFAAENAEAIFVAAPSKRVLAQTVSAIRDALEAAGRDRYAARVYALSTIITAATDAEARAKHEEYLSYASIEGGLVFMSGWMGIDLSRYDLDDPIGQVESNAIRSAVAAFQEFDDDGREWTVRDIGRWAGIGGIGPVFAGSGATVADRLQEWVADTDVDGFNLAYAVTPATFEDVVRHVVPVLTERGAYPQEYVPGTLRNALFGAGDRLPGDHRGARYRLGGPGSTVLPDEESRPGAALVGDQRNSR; this is encoded by the coding sequence GTGACGCGGCGGATCCGGTTCAACGCCTTCGACATGAACTGCGTCGCCCACCAGTCACCCGGACTGTGGCGGCATCCCGGCGACCAGTCGCACCGGTACAAGGAGCTGAGCTACTGGACGGAGCTGGCGACCCTGCTGGAGCGGGGGCGATTCGACGGACTGTTCATCGCCGACGTGCTCGGCACCTACGACGTGTACGGCGGCAACGACCTCGCGGCGCTGCGCCAGGGCGCCCAGATCCCCGTGGCCGACCCGTTGCTGCTGGTGTCGGCGATGGCCGCGGTGACCCGGCATCTCGGCTTCGGGGTCACCACCGGAACCGGTTTCGAACATCCCTACCCGTTCGCCCGCCGGCTGTCCACGCTGGATCACCTCACCGGCGGCCGCGTCGGCTGGAACGTGGTGACCGGTTACCTGCCCTCCGCCGCACGCAATTTCGGCGCCGACGATCAGCTCGACCACGACGAACGCTACGACCGGGCCGACGAGTACCTCGAGGTGCTGTACAAGCTGTGGGAGGGGTCGTGGGAGGACGACGCGGTGGTTCGCGATGTCGCGCAGGGCATCTACGTCGATCCCGCGAAGGTGCACCACATCGGGCATCGCGGCCGCCACTACACCGTGCCGGGCATCCATCTGTCCGAGCCGTCGCCACAGCGGACGCCGGTGATCTACCAGGCCGGCGCGTCGCCGCGCGGCGTGCGGTTCGCGGCGGAGAATGCGGAGGCGATATTCGTCGCGGCGCCCTCGAAACGTGTTCTCGCGCAGACCGTGTCGGCCATCCGCGACGCGCTGGAGGCGGCCGGCCGGGATCGCTACGCCGCGCGGGTCTACGCGCTGTCCACGATCATCACCGCCGCGACCGACGCCGAGGCGCGGGCCAAGCACGAGGAGTACCTGTCCTACGCCAGCATCGAGGGCGGGCTGGTGTTCATGTCGGGATGGATGGGAATCGACCTGTCCCGCTACGATCTCGACGATCCGATCGGGCAGGTGGAGAGCAACGCCATCCGGTCGGCCGTGGCGGCCTTCCAGGAGTTCGACGACGACGGGCGGGAGTGGACCGTGCGCGATATCGGCCGCTGGGCCGGGATCGGCGGCATCGGCCCGGTATTCGCCGGCTCCGGCGCCACGGTCGCCGACCGATTGCAGGAATGGGTGGCCGACACCGACGTGGACGGCTTCAACCTCGCCTACGCCGTCACGCCCGCAACATTCGAAGACGTTGTGCGGCATGTGGTTCCGGTGCTGACGGAACGGGGCGCGTACCCGCAGGAGTATGTGCCGGGAACGCTGCGCAACGCGCTGTTCGGTGCGGGGGACCGGCTGCCGGGCGATCACCGCGGGGCGCGATACCGGCTCGGTGGGCCCGGGTCCACGGTATTGCCCGACGAGGAGTCGAGGCCGGGGGCGGCGCTGGTCGGGGACCAGAGAAACTCCCGGTGA
- a CDS encoding styrene monooxygenase/indole monooxygenase family protein, whose amino-acid sequence MTTQTPRPDSTRSAAIIGAGQTGVTAALGLLDAGFDVTVYSDRDQRALRDDVPATGTALIFGEAQDAEKALGLSSYTDTAPLHSGLTVRIAGPDRSELIEFDGAFDDYTGVAVDTRLKADDRLTALQEGGGRFVVDTVTPEKLDTIAAAHDLTLVATGRGGLSDLFPIDADRTVYDAPQRKLLTVTVTGLGFDGDVFAHRSPAGGARSGFSILADQGEGWWGPYLHKDAGPTWAFLGWARPGSDWEKRFAAADSAESAHRVVVDLYRDYLDWDLPEVLATRPIAEDRHSWLKGAVRPVFRAGLGHTAGGHAVAALGDTAVAYDPIAGQGAQSGLIQAQRLVAAAAAHQGPFDDAWITAQHNDFLAARAEAAAHVTRLFLSDPELGDVANQLFAAAAVEPRFASALVGLLHRPQPFAGIETTDAAAEFITAATGEDAAKLVERFQPAGRFSRSAYRASAATA is encoded by the coding sequence ATGACCACACAGACTCCCCGCCCCGATTCCACCCGCTCGGCCGCGATCATCGGCGCCGGCCAGACCGGCGTCACCGCGGCGCTCGGCCTGCTCGACGCCGGATTCGATGTCACCGTGTACAGCGACCGCGATCAGCGCGCGCTGCGCGACGACGTGCCCGCCACCGGCACCGCGCTGATCTTCGGCGAGGCCCAGGACGCCGAGAAGGCACTCGGCCTGTCGAGTTACACCGATACGGCGCCGCTGCACAGCGGGCTCACCGTTCGCATCGCCGGACCCGACCGTTCCGAACTCATCGAATTCGACGGCGCCTTCGACGATTACACCGGTGTCGCGGTCGACACCCGGCTCAAGGCCGACGACCGGCTGACCGCGCTGCAGGAGGGCGGCGGTCGCTTCGTCGTCGACACGGTGACGCCCGAGAAGCTCGACACCATCGCCGCCGCACACGATCTCACGCTCGTCGCCACCGGACGCGGCGGCCTGTCGGACCTGTTCCCGATCGATGCGGACCGCACCGTCTACGACGCACCGCAACGAAAGCTGTTGACGGTCACCGTCACCGGGCTCGGCTTCGACGGCGACGTCTTCGCCCACCGCAGCCCCGCCGGCGGCGCGCGCAGCGGATTCTCCATTCTGGCCGATCAGGGCGAGGGCTGGTGGGGACCGTACCTGCACAAGGACGCGGGGCCGACCTGGGCCTTCCTCGGCTGGGCCCGGCCCGGCAGCGACTGGGAAAAGCGTTTCGCCGCAGCCGATTCCGCCGAGTCCGCGCACCGTGTCGTGGTCGACCTCTACCGCGACTATCTCGATTGGGACCTGCCCGAGGTGCTGGCCACCCGGCCGATCGCCGAGGACCGGCACTCGTGGCTGAAGGGCGCGGTCCGCCCGGTGTTCCGTGCGGGCCTGGGGCACACGGCCGGCGGCCACGCCGTTGCCGCACTGGGGGATACGGCCGTCGCCTACGACCCGATCGCCGGGCAGGGCGCGCAGAGCGGCCTGATCCAGGCCCAGCGACTGGTCGCCGCGGCCGCCGCCCACCAGGGACCGTTCGACGACGCGTGGATCACCGCACAGCACAACGACTTCCTGGCCGCCCGCGCGGAGGCCGCCGCCCACGTGACCCGCCTGTTCCTCAGCGACCCCGAACTCGGCGACGTCGCCAACCAGCTCTTCGCCGCCGCGGCGGTCGAGCCGAGGTTCGCCTCCGCCCTCGTCGGCCTGCTGCACCGCCCGCAGCCGTTCGCCGGTATCGAGACCACCGACGCCGCAGCCGAATTCATCACCGCCGCAACGGGCGAGGACGCCGCGAAACTGGTGGAACGCTTCCAGCCCGCCGGCCGCTTCTCCCGCTCCGCCTACCGCGCCTCCGCGGCGACGGCTTAG
- a CDS encoding chorismate pyruvate-lyase family protein — protein MLLSADGSTTTLLEALTGQRLTVEVIDQRAATAVTLSETIRTALRCATDDDPVIVRRSRLSSEAGALVSVNAVVITGSDRDLTALLAQQRLPIGHSLAAAGRHLGRTVLSTGRVIWPADEDAGGIPCACKESVLLDHTSAAVAYLHERFNPAYVPVCAD, from the coding sequence ATGCTGCTGTCGGCCGACGGTTCAACCACCACATTGCTGGAGGCGCTGACCGGGCAGCGGCTCACGGTGGAGGTGATCGACCAGCGCGCCGCGACGGCAGTCACCCTCTCCGAGACGATACGCACGGCATTGCGCTGCGCCACCGATGATGATCCGGTGATCGTGCGCCGGTCCAGGCTGTCGTCGGAGGCCGGCGCGCTGGTGTCGGTGAACGCGGTGGTGATCACCGGATCGGACCGCGATCTCACGGCGCTGCTCGCACAGCAGCGGCTCCCCATCGGGCACAGCCTCGCCGCCGCCGGGCGGCATCTGGGCCGGACCGTGCTGTCCACCGGCCGGGTCATCTGGCCGGCCGACGAGGACGCGGGCGGAATCCCCTGCGCCTGTAAGGAAAGCGTGCTGCTCGACCACACCTCGGCCGCGGTGGCCTACCTGCACGAGCGGTTCAATCCGGCCTACGTTCCGGTGTGTGCCGACTGA
- a CDS encoding flavin-dependent oxidoreductase yields MRVLIIGAGIGGLTTALSLHAVGIEALVVDSVSELRPLGVGINLLPHATGELSALGLADGLAELAVATAEVVHLDRFGNEIWREPRGIAAGHDWPQYSVHRGKLQAMLLTAVRDRLGPDAVRTGLRFVSAADTADTTDAADDTGGVRARLHDRRRDTYVEFDADLLVGADGLHSAVRAQLYPDEGPPRGDGIRMWRGVTPAPPFLSGATMMFAGSNHAAKFVAYPISRALPSDRCLTNWVAEVRMPAAEEDPADWNRVGRVGDVLPFYRGWHCAGLDIDALITATETILEYPMVDRDPLPRWTFGRITLLGDAAHPMYPIGSNGGSQSIIDARVLAAELARTGGAREGAIGYETVRREPVNDIVLANRDMPMDRILRTVAERAPDGFGRIEDVLGPDELAAITASYGRTSAGRGRSPHAGGAAAR; encoded by the coding sequence ATGCGCGTCCTGATCATCGGCGCCGGAATCGGCGGCCTGACAACGGCATTGAGCCTGCACGCGGTGGGTATCGAGGCGCTGGTGGTGGACAGCGTGAGCGAGCTGCGCCCGCTCGGCGTCGGCATCAACCTGCTGCCGCACGCGACGGGCGAGCTGAGCGCGCTGGGGCTGGCCGACGGTCTCGCCGAACTCGCGGTCGCGACCGCGGAAGTGGTGCATCTGGACCGGTTCGGCAACGAGATCTGGCGCGAGCCCCGGGGAATCGCGGCCGGACACGACTGGCCGCAGTATTCGGTGCACCGGGGAAAGCTCCAGGCCATGCTCCTGACCGCGGTGCGCGACCGGCTCGGCCCGGACGCGGTACGGACGGGCCTGCGATTCGTCTCCGCCGCCGACACCGCCGACACCACCGACGCAGCCGACGACACGGGCGGTGTGCGTGCCCGCCTGCACGACCGCCGCCGCGACACCTACGTCGAGTTCGACGCCGATCTGCTGGTCGGCGCCGACGGCCTGCATTCGGCCGTGCGCGCCCAGCTGTATCCGGACGAGGGCCCGCCGCGCGGCGACGGCATCCGGATGTGGCGCGGCGTGACCCCGGCGCCTCCGTTCCTGTCCGGGGCGACGATGATGTTCGCCGGAAGCAACCACGCCGCGAAGTTCGTGGCCTACCCGATCTCGCGGGCGCTGCCCTCCGACCGCTGCCTGACGAACTGGGTCGCCGAGGTCCGGATGCCCGCGGCCGAGGAGGATCCCGCGGACTGGAACAGGGTGGGCCGGGTCGGGGACGTGCTGCCGTTCTATCGGGGCTGGCACTGCGCCGGGCTCGACATCGACGCGCTGATCACGGCCACCGAAACCATCCTCGAATATCCGATGGTCGACCGGGATCCGTTGCCGCGCTGGACCTTCGGCCGCATCACCCTGCTCGGCGACGCGGCCCACCCGATGTATCCGATCGGCTCCAACGGCGGCTCCCAGTCGATCATCGATGCGCGCGTCCTGGCCGCCGAGCTCGCACGCACCGGCGGGGCGCGCGAGGGTGCGATCGGCTACGAGACCGTTCGCCGCGAGCCGGTCAACGACATCGTGCTCGCCAACCGCGATATGCCGATGGACCGCATCCTGCGCACCGTGGCCGAACGAGCCCCGGACGGCTTCGGCCGCATCGAGGACGTGCTCGGCCCGGACGAGCTGGCCGCGATCACCGCGAGCTACGGCCGCACCAGTGCCGGCCGGGGCCGGTCACCGCACGCCGGTGGCGCCGCCGCGCGCTAG
- a CDS encoding cutinase family protein encodes MALREFFARHRNFFARHRIASAVAAPAVLGIAAIVAASFALTSAPQTRDTRLTSSVTECHDMVTISVAGRGDTPVAGSTKLLVDANGAELPAALSDDYHSEWVDPVVNAPAGSVDPGSYAAVYVAYPANMDSYEDAVTAGVANTQQVMREISQACPDTRFAIVGYSEGADVVRRVATTIGHQEPGADGKYGIVDPAAVTGVVILADAGRRAGEGPFPGAQDPYGSPDGFDQRYQNAAKPVAGQGVLPGTSGDFGALNGKVASFCSDGDLTCSAPQNISLLQLAVNVGRQLNVDALERDGLTPATGQDVAGVVGRIAFLAFQDIRSQPNWMASDETFLQVLLRVSDPEYRPGQAPTAPQQAGSIAVEEMSPLAYLPQKLFNEVVGLILTNRNTIPVLLSDPYQQTFGPNHTGRHFDYWNDADPAAGKPLTSAEYAAAWLTQLARQAQAGEPVDTKAVPKEEDLAAAYRAAAASTSASATPPASAATSGSGSSTTAPTTASTSSSTSSSPTTDAEGRTTTSVPTTTGGGSTTTESSVTVSTTPAPPARTAVRSTTEIRQPAGTQVTTTEPDSTTAAPSATATR; translated from the coding sequence ATGGCTCTTCGCGAGTTCTTCGCGCGTCACCGTAATTTCTTCGCGCGTCACCGTATCGCGTCGGCGGTCGCCGCGCCCGCTGTGCTGGGGATCGCGGCGATCGTCGCCGCGTCGTTCGCGCTCACCTCGGCGCCGCAGACCAGGGACACCCGGCTGACCTCGTCGGTCACCGAATGCCACGACATGGTGACCATCTCGGTGGCGGGCCGCGGCGACACTCCGGTCGCGGGATCGACGAAACTGCTGGTCGACGCGAACGGCGCGGAACTGCCCGCCGCGCTGTCGGATGACTACCACAGCGAATGGGTCGATCCGGTGGTGAACGCACCGGCCGGATCGGTCGATCCCGGCTCGTACGCCGCCGTCTACGTCGCCTACCCGGCGAACATGGACTCCTACGAGGACGCCGTCACCGCGGGCGTCGCCAATACCCAGCAGGTGATGCGGGAGATCTCGCAGGCATGCCCCGACACCCGGTTCGCGATCGTCGGCTACAGCGAGGGCGCCGATGTCGTGCGCCGCGTCGCGACGACGATCGGGCATCAGGAACCGGGCGCCGACGGCAAGTACGGGATCGTCGATCCCGCCGCCGTCACCGGCGTCGTCATCCTCGCCGACGCGGGCCGCCGGGCGGGCGAGGGCCCGTTCCCCGGCGCGCAGGACCCGTACGGCAGCCCGGACGGCTTCGACCAGCGCTACCAGAACGCCGCGAAACCCGTTGCGGGTCAGGGCGTCCTGCCGGGCACCAGCGGTGATTTCGGCGCGCTGAACGGCAAGGTCGCGTCGTTCTGCTCCGACGGCGATCTCACCTGCTCGGCGCCGCAGAACATCTCGCTGCTGCAACTGGCGGTCAACGTGGGCCGGCAGCTGAACGTCGACGCGCTCGAGCGCGACGGACTCACCCCGGCCACCGGACAGGACGTCGCCGGGGTCGTGGGACGCATCGCATTCCTCGCGTTCCAGGACATCCGGTCGCAGCCGAACTGGATGGCGAGCGACGAGACCTTCCTCCAGGTGCTGCTGCGGGTGTCGGATCCGGAGTATCGGCCCGGGCAGGCGCCGACGGCGCCGCAACAGGCCGGGTCGATCGCGGTCGAGGAGATGTCGCCGCTGGCCTACCTGCCGCAGAAGCTGTTCAACGAGGTCGTCGGCCTCATCCTGACCAACCGGAACACGATCCCGGTGCTGCTGAGCGACCCGTACCAGCAGACCTTCGGGCCGAACCACACCGGCCGCCACTTCGACTACTGGAACGACGCCGACCCGGCCGCCGGCAAGCCCCTGACCTCCGCCGAATACGCCGCCGCCTGGCTCACCCAGCTGGCCCGGCAGGCACAGGCGGGCGAGCCGGTGGACACGAAGGCCGTGCCGAAGGAGGAGGATCTGGCGGCCGCGTACCGGGCGGCGGCAGCGTCGACGAGTGCTTCGGCCACACCGCCGGCGAGTGCGGCGACGTCCGGCAGCGGATCGTCCACGACAGCGCCCACGACAGCGTCCACGAGTTCGTCCACGAGTTCGTCGCCGACGACCGATGCCGAGGGCCGCACGACGACCTCGGTCCCGACGACGACCGGCGGCGGATCGACCACCACGGAATCCTCGGTCACCGTCAGCACGACACCCGCACCACCGGCCCGCACGGCGGTGCGGTCGACCACCGAGATCCGGCAGCCCGCCGGAACACAGGTCACGACAACGGAACCCGACTCGACGACCGCCGCACCGAGCGCGACCGCGACGCGGTAG